A window from Corynebacterium urogenitale encodes these proteins:
- a CDS encoding sensor histidine kinase, translating into MLAQRLPTTMILATLALIFSGVSIFDENPRTPLITALIIIQALSLIVVPRHPRISTGIYITAFVGALLAGHSTGVELFLGIFLITAITASGNHLLAVLVAVTITLGGFYSPDKARFTFELTALIVFGTIAVLSYLLGLWIHRNYQQHLKTQRAQQTRRQQLTSLLHDTIAADLTSVIAQAEKLAITTPQRHDELKSVARTARNALDRTRQLLTTLNTHPSTEPTASLPITLDAITKRLRDHGFTVTTTTRMATPVTMTLSNNALERVLSETATNIIKHATPRSTVVIDTNSDDEGVTITVSNEYCPTHNTPTGSTHLGLTSMSHTLHAVGGALSTHSNDQEWVTVAYLPFP; encoded by the coding sequence ATGCTTGCCCAGCGTCTGCCCACCACTATGATCCTGGCCACCCTCGCACTGATCTTCAGCGGCGTGAGCATCTTCGACGAAAACCCCCGTACGCCGCTGATTACTGCCTTGATCATCATCCAGGCACTGAGCCTCATTGTCGTACCCCGTCACCCGCGCATCAGCACAGGCATCTATATCACCGCATTCGTTGGCGCGCTCCTAGCCGGCCATTCGACAGGTGTGGAACTCTTCCTCGGCATCTTCCTCATCACCGCCATCACTGCCTCCGGTAACCACCTGCTGGCCGTACTAGTTGCAGTCACGATCACCCTCGGTGGTTTCTACTCACCAGACAAAGCACGTTTCACTTTTGAGCTCACCGCGCTGATTGTCTTTGGCACAATCGCCGTGCTTTCCTACCTCCTTGGCCTATGGATCCACCGCAACTACCAGCAACACCTCAAAACCCAACGCGCTCAACAAACCCGCCGTCAACAACTCACCAGCTTGCTGCACGACACTATCGCCGCAGATCTTACGTCCGTGATCGCTCAGGCAGAAAAACTTGCCATCACCACCCCACAGCGCCACGACGAATTAAAAAGCGTCGCACGTACAGCCCGCAACGCCCTTGATCGCACACGGCAGTTGCTCACCACACTCAACACCCACCCCAGCACCGAACCAACGGCCAGTCTGCCGATCACTCTGGATGCCATCACCAAACGGCTGCGCGACCACGGTTTTACGGTCACAACCACTACCCGAATGGCAACTCCTGTGACAATGACCCTGTCCAATAACGCTCTTGAACGTGTCTTAAGCGAAACAGCCACCAACATCATCAAGCACGCCACACCCCGCAGTACTGTCGTTATCGACACAAACTCAGATGATGAAGGTGTTACCATCACCGTCTCCAACGAGTACTGCCCCACACATAACACCCCCACCGGCTCAACACACCTGGGTTTAACCAGTATGTCCCATACCCTGCACGCAGTAGGTGGCGCTCTGTCGACTCAT
- a CDS encoding nucleoside hydrolase, with protein sequence MNNQTSTAQDAPQKKIILDCDPGHDDAIAILLAWGTPTIDLLAVTTVAGNQTLEKVTTNARALARVGKITGIPFAAGATRPLCGPQLIPEEIHGDSGLDGPQLPAPGVELDPQHAVNLMADIIREHPAGEITIVPTGALTNVALFARMYPELVERVGGITLMGGGHHTGNMTPAAEFNILADPEAAQIVFEAGWPVTMVGLDVTHKVLATPDRMKQLKAVGTDVAQFIAELVEFFGAAYMRERRYPGPPMHDPLAVAAVADPSVLRTVRAPIHVETQGQYGRGQTIVDLRRTWDPDHHDDPSALGVGDDYEAQTNSVVHHVGYDVDAKRFWELLTDALQRIGTTNFAE encoded by the coding sequence ATGAATAACCAAACATCCACCGCGCAGGATGCTCCCCAAAAGAAGATCATCCTGGACTGCGACCCTGGCCACGACGATGCCATCGCCATCCTCCTGGCCTGGGGCACCCCCACCATCGACCTCCTCGCGGTGACAACCGTCGCCGGTAACCAAACCCTGGAGAAGGTCACCACGAACGCCCGCGCACTCGCGCGCGTCGGCAAAATCACCGGCATCCCCTTCGCCGCCGGAGCTACCCGCCCACTGTGCGGACCACAATTGATCCCCGAGGAAATCCACGGCGATTCCGGCCTCGACGGACCACAACTTCCAGCACCGGGAGTGGAGCTCGACCCGCAGCATGCGGTGAACCTCATGGCGGACATCATCCGCGAACACCCCGCAGGCGAGATCACCATCGTCCCCACCGGCGCACTCACGAACGTCGCGCTCTTCGCCCGCATGTACCCTGAGCTGGTCGAACGCGTCGGCGGCATCACTCTGATGGGCGGTGGCCACCACACCGGAAACATGACCCCGGCCGCTGAGTTCAACATCCTCGCTGACCCAGAGGCCGCGCAGATCGTCTTCGAGGCCGGCTGGCCCGTGACCATGGTCGGCCTCGACGTCACCCACAAGGTGCTGGCCACCCCAGATCGCATGAAGCAGCTCAAGGCTGTGGGCACGGACGTGGCACAGTTCATCGCGGAACTCGTCGAGTTCTTCGGCGCCGCCTACATGCGGGAACGCCGCTACCCAGGACCACCCATGCACGATCCTCTGGCCGTCGCCGCCGTTGCGGATCCCTCTGTGCTCCGCACTGTCCGCGCGCCCATCCACGTGGAAACCCAGGGGCAGTACGGCCGTGGCCAGACCATCGTCGATCTACGCCGCACCTGGGATCCGGATCACCACGACGACCCATCAGCCCTCGGTGTTGGCGATGACTATGAGGCGCAGACCAATAGCGTCGTTCATCACGTTGGATACGACGTGGACGCAAAACGTTTCTGGGAGCTGCTCACGGACG